CACCCAGGAGCAAACCCCCTTTCAAGCCTCAGGATCACACCTGGGCTCACACTGGGCTAATACCCCATTGACTTCAAGTCATATGCTTTGATCCCAGATTCAAGAGAATGGGCAGGTCATCCTGCCCGTGGTTGGAGGGCACTGCAAAATAATCTGGCAAAGGACGTGGGTGGAGAAAGGgtgaaggattgaaggcaaaggatACATCCCTCACACCCCATCTGAATTTTCCCCGGGAGAATACACCCTCTCTGTCAGTTCCCTGAGTGAGGTTCCGCCTCCTGCTCAGGGGTGGAGTAGCTGACAAGgcgtcagccaatcagagcactGAATTGCCCTGGCTACTGGTGATTGGCTCATCCGTGATACAGGATCCATTCAGGACCAACCAAACACAACGCAGACACCAACGAGGACAAGACTGAGAGGAAGGGGAATCGCACTCTTTCCAGCTGGGAATCACTCTGAGATGACACCGGTTGGGGGGACTGGCAGCCATCCTACACCACCGGCAGAGAGGAAGAAGTCCCGGAATAAGTTGACACAGAAGGGGCCGAGCTGGTGGAGAGGGAAATCCATCGCGGTGTTGAAATTGAAGCCTCTGCATAAGCTGCCCCTGATTTGTGCTTCACTTTTACAAATCAGTTTCAAATCAGCCAGTCTGTGTTGGTTTATCTATTCcagctgctctgctgctgctgctgctgctgcttagccacttcagtcgtgtccaactctgtgggaccctgtggactgtaggccttgccaggctcctctgtccatgggattctccatgcaagaatactggagtgggttgccattcccttctccagggcatcttcccaacccagggatcgaacccgggtctcctgcattgcaggcagattctttaccactaagccaccagggaagccccgtttaCCTGTTATTCGGGATCAAATGGATCCTGATGAACACTCAGGTAATCTCAGCATGAGAAGTGAGAATCTAGACCCAGAAGCGCTCAGTGGCTTCTAGAAATCAATGTTACCTATGTTGATCCGTGGCTGCTGTGGGACAGGACCCCATAGATACTGGTGGTTTCAGGGGTCTTACAGATTAGGTTTCTCTGCCTACCAGtcagagctctctctctctctctctttaaacttatttggctgcattgggtcttattTGTAGCACACcgacttagttgccctgtggcatatggaatcttcccgggCCAAAgatagaacctgtgccccttgcattgcaaggtgggttctttaccattgggcccGCAGGGAAGTCCAGTTAGAGCTCTTTGTTTGCAAGGGACAGACAACAAACTCAAATAGGATATATTGGCTCATGTAACTGCAAACCCCATTTTGATCTAATTTCAGTCATGGaagcatactaagttgcttcagttgtatccgactctttgcaaccctatggatcgcagcctggaaggctcctccgaccgactctttgtgagcctatggaccataacccgccaggcttctctgtctatgagattctccaggcaagaatactggagtgggttgccatttcctcctccaggggatcttcccaacccaggtattgaacctgtgtctcttatgtctcctgcattgccaggcaggttctttaccactggtgccacctgggaagcccatggatcaGTCATGGATCCTTGTACTCAAATAATGTCATCAGAGTCCACCACTCCTTGTCTCAACTCTGCTTCACTCACTGTGTCAGTTTCATGCTTAACCTGAATCTCCCCAAGTGGTGGCAATGATGGCCACCAGGCTTACATCTCACAGGTTACAGCTCTAATGAAAAGAGCGTACTTTTCCCCCTAATAGGTGTGGAGAAGGGCCAGGAGCTGCCTAAATGTAATTATACAACTTGGGCTGTATAAACCAGTTCCGTAAACCTGAGCCAATCGCTGTAGCTCATGGGTAGGAAGATGCTGCTTGACCAGACCTGGGTCATGTGATCACCCCATGGAGCCAAGGGGTGGAGTTAGCCCCACCGGAACCACGAGGATCAAGAACATGCAAGGGAAACTTGGGTTGCTGTCACCCAGAGAGGGGCAAATGCGTGCTGAACAGGAAATAGCAGATGTCCACTAAGTCTTCTGTTATTCTTAGCATCGCATGGTCCTTATCACACCTGTAATTAATTATAGTTGCCAGTCCTCTACTTTCTGCAGTCATCCCCATTTTCATTtaacatcaaaataaaatgtcatgAGCCCCTCACCACATGCTAAGGATAACCAAGCCCCTCCATGGTCTTTCTGAGGATTCGCAACTTGGGCtcactgtctcttttttttttttggttgaaccacctggcatgtgggattttagttgcctgaccaaggattgaacccacataccctgcagtggaagcccaaagtcctagccacaggaccaccagggaagtcccagggctcACTGTCTCTTGAGTTAGGCCATCCTAGCttactacttttttttccttagctttattgaggtttaattgacaaaataaaattcttatatttAGGGTGtacaatggggcttcccaggtggcgctagtggtaaagaatctgcttgccaatgcaggagacgtgggtttgatccctgagtcaggaagatcccctggaggaggaaatggcaaaccgactccagtattcttgcctgggaaatcccatggacagaggagcctggagagctgcagtccatggggtcgcaaagagtcggacacgactgagcacccacgCGCCATGTACGGTGTACAACTTGATGTTCTGATGTAAGTGTATATTACGAAATGATCACCACCATCATTCTAATGAATATATCCTTCAACTCCCATAGTTCAAATTTTATGTGGTGAGAACACAAGATATACCTTTGTGGCAAACGTCATGTATACAATACAGTATGTTAATTATACAGCCTACTCTGTGGCAGTCCCCATGTGCTCTCGGCCTCTGAAGCCACCATCCTCTTTCTCCCCTTTTGGTTCCACATGGAAACCCCTGAATTCCTCCACTGCCCCAAAGCTCTGTTAACCCAAGGCTGGGTAATGAATATTCTCCTCCCCTCAACTTCTAGTAAATACCTCAAATTTGCTTTCCCCCCCCACACATTTCCACCCCAATCCAGGCACTAGATGGCTGGGTAGGGCTTGACATTTTTGAGAGAGAGATGCTGTGTGGGAACTGTCTTCCTGAGTGATGTAAGTTGAGTAGGCATCCACTGTCTGGCATGAAGGGTATACTGGGAGCTTTGAGGTTGCCCCCCTCCAGTGCTCCTTGTCTTGGCAGCCTTAGCTGTCACAGGCGAGGACTGGGGAAATTTTGCCTGGGGTTCAAGGAGTACCTTGGGGAAAAAGGAACCAAAGAATAAAATCTGTTCTCTTCTGAAGCTCAGTGTCATAAGAAATCTTTTGAGGGACTAAGTTAATCTAGACTGAGGACTATGGGCAGAAAAGGACACTAAATGCTCTGGAGAAGAAACTTTCCATGATCAAggagaggttcagttcagttcagtcgctcagtcatgtctgactcttttcgaccccatgagctgcaggtgtccttgtccatcaccagctcccggagtccacccaaacccatgtccattgagttggtgatgccttccagccatctcatcctctgtcgtccccttttcctcctgccttcaatctttcccagcatcagggtcttttcaaatgagtcagctctttgcatcaggtggcccaaagtattggagtttcagcctcaacatcagtccttccaatgaacacccaggacttcaaaagcatcagttcttctgcgctcagctttctttatagtccaactctcacatccatacatgaccactggaaaaaccatagccttgactagacggacctttgttggcaaagtaatgtctctgcttttgaatatgctgtgccCTGGGCTAACCAGAAGGATCCAAGGGATTTCCAGGGGTTGGTTGGGTTCAGAAACAGTGTAATGTTTTTATGGAAATCCTTCTTGTCAAGCCCCTTTGACCTGGCAGGACGATGACTTTTATCACCTGGAGGATGCCTGAGTTCAGCAGTGATACTGAGTGGCAGACAGAAGCAACAGCGCAGAAAACCAGGGCCCCCTAGTGGTAAGTCCTGGCATTCTCTGACACATTGTTCTGCTCCTTGgagccccatgaacagcagcatgccaggcttgacACATTGGGGGTTACAAAGAGGGGATGTTTGTACATTTGTAGATTTCCCTTCCATCCCcatgttgttgtcgtttagttgctaagtcgtgtccaactcttttgcaatcccacagactgtagcctaccaggctcctctgtccacggcattctccaggtaagcatactggagtgggttgccatttccttcaggggatcttcttgacccatgtctcctgtattagcaggcagattctttaccactgattcacCAAAGTGTTCTGTTTTATAAGGGACTATCGCCCCCAGGTATCCACCCTTATCATTGCAAACAGATAGcagacattttcaaaaaattcttGGGTAGGAATCCTTCCCCATCTGATCTAGTCTGGGtggattttttctttctccctcacgCTCTCTGTTTTTTacgatttgtttttatttatttatttggctgtgtcaggtcttagctgtgggatcttccatctttgttgcCTCTTGTGGAATCTTTGGttgtagcatgcaaactctttagttgtggcatttgggatctagttccccaaccagggactgaacccagaccccctgcattgggagtgcagagtcctagccactggaccattaaGAAGTCTTTTTTCCCACTTATTTACCCCTTTCTCTTTTACCTCCATGCCTTTCAATTTCATAGATAGTTTTGTAACCTACTTAATGCCTGTTTTTAGGAAGTAAGCTTCAGGAGATATGGATTGTATATCTTGTTTATTGCTGTATCCTCGGCCCCTAAAATAGTAttaggcattcattcattcagttgacAAATTGTTATGGAGTGTCACGTGCCAGGCTCTGTACTAGGCAtcaggtgggggtgggaaggggagtaGCGGTTTGCCAAATACTGACTCTGCTCTTATGGAACTTATGTTCTAGTGGGGAGAAATGGAGAACAAACCAATACTTGATATCGGGAATGGTGGGGCATGAAGCAGGGTGAGGAGCATCTCCTCCAGGAAGTGGACTCTGATCATTGACATTGGAGCAGGGACCTgaaggaggggaaaggggagCTGCAGGGAGATTTGGGAGAGTCCAAGGCAAGGTCACAAGCCCTGATGGTAGAGTGTACTTGGCTGACCTAGAGGCCAACAGGGCCTGAAGGCGGCACAGGCGTGGAGTAGGGAATGGGACCTTTGAAGGCCACTGTAAGGACTTCAGCTCTGATTTGGAGTGAAGTAGGGagattttcggagaaggcaatggcaccccattccagtactcttgcctggaaaatcccatggatggaggagcctggtaggctgcagtccatggggtcgcaaagagtcggacacaactgagcgaattcactttcacttttcactttcatgcattggggaaggaaatggcaacccactccagtgttcttgcctggaaaatcgcagggacaggggacctgttgggctgccatctgtggcgtcgcacagagtcggacacgactgaagtgacttagaagcagcagctgggagattttctggggcttcccaggtggtgctgatggtaaagaatcccctgctaatgcaggagatgcaggagacacaggtttgatccctgggtcaggaagatcccctggaggagggcacagcaacccactccagtattcttgcctggagaatcccatggacagaggagtctggtgggctgccgttcatAGagtttcgaagagttggacatgactgaagcgacttagcatgcatacatccAGGGAGCTTTTGTAGGCTTTCCAACAGGATGACAGGTGTCACCTATGTGCAGACTCACTCTGGCTGCTGTCCTGATAAGACCCTAAAGAGGCTCAGGAGAGGAAGCGGGAAGTGAGTGAGGGGCACCAGGCTAACGAGGGGTGCCAGTTTCCCTGCTGGCAGTGCACGCACTCAGATTCTGGGTAGAGCTGTGGCTGAAGGAAGAGCCAACAGAACTGCTCTGCTGTCACGAGTacgtaattaataaatatttgctgaatgaatgttgAATCATGAAACTCCTCCTCGCCTGCCTGACTCCCCTGCGTTAGAACTTCCATTTGCCTGCTGCCTCGAGTCTGcagcctcatccaatcagctttTTTGCACCCGCTGTGCCCGCCACCCAGACAATTCCCGAAGCCTCTGGTCTCCGTCTTTGGGGAGTTCCTGCCGCCTCCAAACTTGACCGGCTTCCCGGCTTCCCGGTTACGTAATTTCATGGCCCCCAGCCTTCCACGTGGGTGATGTCTGCTACATCATTAGATCACTGGCTGCCCGAGGACGGGGCCCCATCTGTCCTGTTTACTGGCACATCCCCAGGCCCCGCTAGGAAGCCAGGTGCACAGAACGCACACGGTAAACATTTGCTGCTGGGCGGCTGGATGAATCGCCTACTCTGTTCCTCTGGGCTTTTTGGCCGCTATTTCCTGCCCAGTCTGAAGGGCTCCACGCTGAAGCTGGAGTCCAGTTCAGGGAAAGCTCCCTAGTTCTCCCCCACAAAACCTGGGTCCTTGTTCCTTTCATGCTCCATCATCCCTGGCTGGGGCCTCCTCTAGCTCACACAAGAGGTCACAGGCCTGGGGTAGCTGCCTTTGGACTCTGCAGACCCCACCTTAAACAAtgtgttgtcttcagtttctaCTTAACTGTGTGTACCCCCCTCTCTAGGCCCTATCTGAGACAAGACAAGACACCCAGTGgtaatttttctaaacttttgtttattttatagcaATTGTCATGATTAGAGAAGtaaataacacatttaaaaaCCTTCTCAGGGCCAAAGGATGCCAGACTATTTACAAACACACGGTGGAGGACGGTGGCAACATGAGGGTCTGGGGCTGTGGGGCTGGGATCCCACCCAGGCCCCGAGTCAGGCTGGAATGCTGACACCAGCCACCAGGATGGTCCCACCGGCCACAGTGTGGGCCCGGGGAGCATTGGCAGCCTTAGGGCTCTGCTCAGCTGGCCTGGTGGCAGACGCTTAGCTAACTTGtggccctgcctcctgcccagggGGTTGCCACACCCCACAGGCCAGCTCCGAGGGGCCTCTGGGAAGCACCGAAGGACAGGGGGCAGTGTAGGGGGCGCGGGGCTGGGACAGAGGTCGGGGATGACCTGGCCGGCCCAGGGTGGGACAGAGACACACGCGCGTGTGCGCACAGACAAACACCTGCACAGAAGAATCgcgagggttttttttttcctaagtcttCAGGTCTACGGTGTGATTCATTTTTTTGCTATTTACTTGTTCTTTGACAGTGACATAAACTGAGGTAAACATCTGTGACCAACACCTCTCCTAAGGGGCAAAGGGTCCCAGCACCCCCAGTAGAGGTGGTGGTGGCTGCGGCAGCAAGGCCCCGATGGGGAGGGCGGGCACAGAACCGGTTCTAGTCCTGCTTCGCTGTCGGCTGCCGCTGCCCCCCTCTGTGCCTCTGACAACAGGGGCTGGGCTACAGAACTACGGTCCCTTCCCAACTCTAACATCCTAGATACTACGACGAGGGAGAGACTCTCAAACAGGatcttaagagagagagagagaaagagggcgCACGCGAGGGGCGTCTACTTGGAATCTCGCTTCCGTGTTATTGCAGGAGAGACGGGATGTCGAGAGGcctaaggcaaaaggagaagttgCGGCTGGGAGAGGTGCCCAGATGGGCTCCAGGTGGGCTGAGCGGAGGGGGCAGTGATGGGGAGGCGGGCCCTGCTCCAAGGCTTGGCCcttggtgggaggaggggggagggtttgCTACTTACCTGGCATATGTTGGGCCCCCATGCCCGCCGGGGAGGTGGGTCTCTAGATGGGCGGGCACACTGAGGAAGGAGGGGGACCAGGCCCTGGGGCAACCGCACTCTGTAAACTGGACCCGGGCAGGGCGGGGGGACCTATAGCCCTTTTGCGTGGTGGGAATGAGGGTGAATGGAGAAGTGGGGGCTCCCGGCCAGAGAGTCCCCTCTGGTCAGCCTGGCCCACTAGGGAGCCCCCTCAAATGGCCGAGAACCCCAGAAGGGACCCTGGAAGGTGTGGCCCGGGACAGCAGGCGGGGCACcgccaggcagagggagcagtcTCTCCCAGGATGAGGTTATTGCGGGGTCCCAGGCCTCCATGGACAGGGCAGGAGTCATGAGGGTGGGTTTTGTGAGTCTGGGCTCCTCTGGCCTGCAGGTGCCTCCTTGCCAGGCTCCCTGAGGGGTGTGCTGAGCCGGGGGCCTGGGCGCCCTCTGGCAGCTGCCCGCTGAGAATCCTGGGGCGGAGTGACTGGGGTGTCTGGATGCAGCCACTGAACACACGAGGCTACACGCACACAGGTGCCTTCTGCATGTGCTCACACTGCACACGTATCTGTTCACACGctcaccccctcccccatttCCAGGGCCCCTTATCCTCACATCGACACCCCAGTACCAGAAACTTGGGAGACGTGGGGATGGAGTCAGCCCCAGGCTCAGATGTTGGACTCCAGCAGAATTCCCGGAGAAATTCCTGGCACAAGTAACCTCACCGCCTGCTCAAAGTCCAGGCCACTTAGTCTGGGCTGGGGCagcaaggattgagaagatctgAGCAAGGTTTCCCTGGCCTGGGGAAGGTGCCAGTGGGCAGGCCAAGCTGGGGCGTGCCCGGGCTCTGAACTCATTCCCCGGGCCTAGTGATGCAGGGGCATGAGGCCCCTGGCCACGGAGACCAGTTGTCCTGAAATccctgtggggggagggggagggctgcGGCTTCTCTGGATGTGTGTGGTCTTGGCCTGCCGCCCTCCTTTTGGGCCCTGTGTCCTCATGGGGCAGAGGGGGTCGGGGGGAAGAATGGGTGGTGGGAGAGTCACTGGATTCTTGGGGcctgtttacacacacacactgctgtgaCATCCAGAAGTTTGCTACATTTTTGCAGGGGCGTGGTCCCTCCCCTCTAACCCTCCCTGGAAAAGGGCCGGTCTCGATGAGCAGCACCCCTGCCCTCGGCTCACCGCCCTCTTCCCAGCCAGTGCCTAGACACCCTAAGCCCTTTCTCGGCCCCAACACTTGAGTTCCTTTTCATTcccagggtgggagtgggggcgggaaggtggggaggggggcagaatAAGGGGTGGGGCTGCTGGATGATCTGCCAGGGGGGTGCAAAGGGCCCGGAGCCACTAGTTCAGGGTCCCAGGGTTCAGGGAGGTGTGGGGGAGTCTGCCGGCAAGCTCCCTTGCTCCTggtgtcgggggtggggggtggggggcctctGAATCCTCGGGTCTGTGGGGCTGGGCTCCTTTGGTGGCATCTTACCGGCTCGCTGCCGGGCCGGGCGCCTGCCTCGCCTACCACTACTCCCTCCTGCCGCCGCGGGGGGCTGGCCGCTTCGGCCAGGGCGGCTCCCTGCGCCCCGGCCTGGCTGCTGCTCGGCGCCCGGGCCCCGAGGGCGGCGGGGGCGGCTCAGACGCAGATCTCGATGGCCGTGGCCAGCACCACCTGCCCTTTGCTCTTGTCCGGGCGGCCGTCGGTCCTGCCGGGAGGCCCCGGGGGGGCCAGGCCGGGCTCGGGCACGGGGACCGGTACGGGGACCGGCACAGGTCCGGGCCCGACGGCGGGAGGCGCGGGCCGGGAGCCGCTGCCGCTCTCGGTCAGCACCGTCCGCTTGAGCGGCCCGGGCGCCTCGAGGCGCAGCGGCCCGGCGGCCGGCGGGCGGTCCCCGGCGGGCTTGCGCGCGCGGTGCGAGGGCCGGCGCCGCAGCTCGGACGTGAGCTCGTGCTTGAGGAAGCGGAAGACCTCCTTGGCCGGCCCGCGGCGCTCGGGCTCCAGCGCCAGGAGCCGCTGGAACATGCGCAGCGCTGGCTCGGTGAAGCGGCGCCACTGCGACGGCAGCCCCGGCAGGCGGCCCCGCTGCCAGCGCACGAACTCCTCGAAAAAGGCGTCGGCGCCCGACGCCGCCTCCCACGGGAAGTTGCCGGTGAGCACGCAGAAGATGAGCACGCCGAAGGCCCACACATCCACGCCAGTGTCCACCGCGAAGCCGTCGGCGCGGCCCGCCTGGCACACCTCGGGCGCTGTGTATGGGATGGTGCCGCTCACCCGCTTCACGCGGCAGCCCACGCGGCGCGTCATGCCGAAGTCGGCCAGCTTCACGCGCCGGCACTCGCGGTCGAACAGCAGCACGTTCTCCGGCTTGATGTCGCGGTGCACCAGCTGCCGACCGTGCATGAAGTCCAGCGCCAGGCCCAGCTGCTGCACGCAGCGCTTCACGGTGTCCTCGGGGAGCCCCACCTGCGGCcggagaggaagggagggcggCTCAGGGGCGCGGGCACGTACCACCCCGCCCCTTCCTTCCCATCCCCGCCCCGCAACTGccccctccttcccatccccgcccagtccccgccccgcccgccccgccccctccttccacccccgccccgcccccccgcccctctcctccccatccccgccccccaaccgccccctccttcccatccccGCCCACTCCccgtcccgccctctccttcccatccccgcccccgccctgtcCCTCTACCCGAACTCCTTGCGGGGTCCCTTTCCTGGGCAGATCCGGGGCCAACCGCCCTTCCTTATCCTACTTGGGCATCCTCGGCTCCCTCCCTGGCCCCCACACACCCCTCGAACCTTCCCCAGCTTTTCCCCCAGTACCTGTACGGAGCGCCTGCTTTGGGCCAAGTACTGGGCTAATAAGGACCCTATCCCGCATGGTCTACTGTATACCTAATCTCCCTTAATCGGCGGCTCTGAGAGGCCTTGTCACTTATCCGGTGAGCGGCAGGGCAGTGTTTCATCCTGGCCGACTGCAAAGCCAGGTGCCGGGAATCCCCGGGGGCAGTCTCCCCGTCCCGTGCACCTCCTCTGGGAAGGCTGGTGGTCCTGCCACTTCCCCTCTTGGGTCCCCACCTGTTCCTATGCAGCAGTGGAGGAGGGGGCTGCTGGACTTCATCCCGCCCACCGGCTGGTCCTCATTGCAGTGCGGtgcctaagtcacttcagtcgtgtctgactctttgcgaacctgtgaactgtagcaggccaggctcctctgtccctgggattttccaggcaagaatactggagtgggttgccattcccttctccatcatCTTAATGCCTCATCTGGCTAACTGTGGAGGGTCTGTTTCTCCCACTAGGCCCATAGCAAGACCTTTTGTTCACTGTGTATCCGCAGCCCTCCAAACAATGGCTGATATACAGTAGGCGCCTAATAAATGATTTAAGGGAGGGGCCTGACTCCTCCTCAGCTCTCACACTCAGGGACCCAGAAgagcctctcccctccctcagccACCACCCAGGTACCTGAGGAGGAATAATGTCGAATAGGTCCCCGGCGGGCGCGTACTCCTGGGCGAAGACATAGCAGTCTTCGGTCTCAAACACGACGTCGAAGACCTTGATGATGAAGGGGCTGGAGGAGAGGCTGTTGGTAATGCTCACCTCCCGCAGGAAGTTCTTCAGCTTGGTTTTGCTCTTGTTCACAAACTTCAGCGCCATCTTCGTGCCTAGTGGGGCGACAGTGAGAGCGGTGAGGACCCCTCTCCCTGCGCCCCTGCGCCTCACACAGCCGGGCCTGTCTGCGCAGCCTGTCCGGGCCACAGCGCACAACTCGACGGGAGCCCCAGTGGGCGGACTGTCGTCTCACAggtaggaaactgaggcccagagaggggaaggccATGCAGCAAGTCAGGGGTCAGCTGGGTCCTCTCTGCCCCACCTGCAGCCCTCCATGAGGCACGCCACGCCTGCTGCTTCCTCCACCCTCTCATTTTCCTCCTGATACACTGTGTACTTACGTATCGTGTCTGTCTGCCCCCAGTCAGAAGGCCCTCGAGCACAggaaactgtcttttttttaagattttttttgttgtggACCATTTTTTCAAGTCTTTCATGAATTTGCTTCTGCTgcttggctgtgaggcatgtaccatcccagttccctgaccagggatggaaccggcactcccctgcactgggagctgaagtcccaaccactgccccaccagggaagtcccaggaacctGTGTCTTGTTTGCTGTTGTATCTCCAGCActcacagaagagcctggtgccAGCAGGTGCTCCGAAAACGTTTGTTAAGCAGATGAATAAGAAGACACTAGACACACAGAGGTGAGGGCCTGCAAGGCACGTGTCCCCGACTCTGAGCTTGAGCAGCCATCTGTACCCACCTGGGTACAGAGCTGTGTGACACGTGTGTGTTCACAGAGCACTTACACATTGCGGGTCCTGCCTTCTGCACTTCACGGTTACAACTCACTTTTTATAAAGACCCTATCAACTGGGCATTAATACTCCTctattttacaaaggaggaaacctaggcacagagaggttaagtcacttgccccaggtcacacagcaagcagcAAAGCTCAGGTGACCCCATGTCCAAGGTTCCTCCTTCTGGCCCGGTCCCCTCTGAATGCAGCTGTGGGCAACTATGCAGCCCCCATCCCTGGCTGGCTGATGGGCACTGCAGTGAGCTTACACTGTGGGGAAGGCATCACGTTCAGCGGTTAAACGAGAAGGCCCTGGAGCTGAAGAATGGGGGCTCATCCTAGCTCACACTTTCTGTAGCTGCATGACCTGGGCTGAGTGACTGcatctttctgggtctcagtgtCCTCGGGATCTGAGGAATGGAGCTGCCACGTGGACCTCACAGGGCCCTCTCCCACCTGCTGTTAAGCATGGTGCTCTGTTCGcgaagaccccagttcagtttGGTCCACCCTCCTGGGGGTAGCTATCACATATGTGCTGGTCATCCCCCAAACACCACTGCCAGCCCTGACCTTTCCCCTGATTCCACATGTCCCCAGGCGCATCTCCTTGACTGTCCTGAGGGCACttttgttcaattgctcagtcgtgtctgactcttggcaatcccatggactgcagcatgccaggcttccctgtgcctcactgtctcccggagtttgctcacactcatgtccattgagtcggcgaatCCATCCCACCATCTTGCCCTCTTTGGCTGTCCTCAGGGCACTGTGGATGGCCCCAGAGCAGCCCACTCTATCCAGAGATTCCTCCCTTGTCCCCTCCTTCCCGGGCTGCTTCATGACACACTCTCTCCACAGGTAGCAGACTCTCCTTCCCTACTGGCCTCCTGGCCCCCACAGAGAGCCCCCACCAGGTCGCCAGGTCGCGGCTCCTGTCTTACAGCGGGCCGCCCTGCAGACACTCACCCGTGCCCTTGTAGGCCACCAGGTCGACCTTCCCATAGGTGCCCTTGCCCAGCTCCCGGACGAGTTCATAGTGCTTGGTGACATCGCTCGCGGCCACTGTGCGGAGGGTCAGCGCCTGCATGTCTTCGGTGAGGAGGGGCACACCAGCACCCAGCCCGGGGGCGGTCCCTGGCCCGCAGCAGGGCAGGGAGTGGGGCGGCTCGGGCTCTGGGCAGCCCACGCTCATCTTCTCcctggtgtgggggtggggagagggatggagTGTGACATCAGacccctccactccccacctcctccccgtCCAGGGCCCAGGATCTCTGGGACTGGGCCCGATG
This portion of the Bos indicus x Bos taurus breed Angus x Brahman F1 hybrid chromosome 25, Bos_hybrid_MaternalHap_v2.0, whole genome shotgun sequence genome encodes:
- the SBK1 gene encoding serine/threonine-protein kinase SBK1, with amino-acid sequence MSVGCPEPEPPHSLPCCGPGTAPGLGAGVPLLTEDMQALTLRTVAASDVTKHYELVRELGKGTYGKVDLVAYKGTGTKMALKFVNKSKTKLKNFLREVSITNSLSSSPFIIKVFDVVFETEDCYVFAQEYAPAGDLFDIIPPQVGLPEDTVKRCVQQLGLALDFMHGRQLVHRDIKPENVLLFDRECRRVKLADFGMTRRVGCRVKRVSGTIPYTAPEVCQAGRADGFAVDTGVDVWAFGVLIFCVLTGNFPWEAASGADAFFEEFVRWQRGRLPGLPSQWRRFTEPALRMFQRLLALEPERRGPAKEVFRFLKHELTSELRRRPSHRARKPAGDRPPAAGPLRLEAPGPLKRTVLTESGSGSRPAPPAVGPGPVPVPVPVPVPEPGLAPPGPPGRTDGRPDKSKGQVVLATAIEICV